The genomic stretch GCACGATGTAAATAGTTTACATAATTGGTTCGTGGCATATGAAGTCATGAACTATGTCTATATACATAGGCAAATTAAATAGACTTATACAGATACGTTCACTCTTTGACTTTGGGGTACTTTACtgttttgatttgaatatcACCATCCATGCACTACCTCCGTCCCGCTCttctttatattattctctcttttactttattatttctccactttaactatttattatcatttttacaaaataagTGTAGAAAAGTAAATATGACAGTTAACATGAGACAGAGATAATATATATTATTGGATATTAATTCACATGATTTGAATATCACTATCCATGCACTACCTCCGTCCCGCTTatctttacattattctctcttttactttattatttctccactttaactatttattatcatttttacaaaataagTGCATAAAAGTAAATATGACAGTTAACATGAGACAGAGATAATATATATTATTGGATATTAATGCATGTGAATGTGTATGACAGGAGGCCTATCCATTTTCGCTTCACCTTTGATTGGAGAAACATCGAATCACCATCAGcattagagcacccacaaccgtgctcttgccaacgagcacggttgtgggcccgacgccactatttctgcctgctcttaggcaagagcacaacacccacagctatgctcttccgcaaggacgagcacaagggtcccaccattctattattcaatttaaataaaaacatttccataatattaaaattcattaaaaaatcaaaataatattacaaattacaaataaaataaaaatgacataattaaaatcctaaaaaataaaaattacataattaccatcctaaaaattaaaatttacataattaaagctaaaaatatccccgttgaagactattcatccgacgacactacccccaattatttttggaggcccaatatcaaggcctcgtgcgatcgaagttgcgaggggatcatagttgacctatcggccatattgagttgggccaaaatcgcccacaacgagttggtgggggtggaggtggcgcatagggcacGGGAATGGGAACGGGTTCGGTagcatcgccggatggagtcgcggcgcgacggcggttggccgccgcattcttccttccttgcggtcggcgttgggaaccgctcgggccggcatcagggctacccaagttagctccggcgagttggctaaccacgtcttcggagccggcgtcgaatagggataccgaccttgaccgtttggaggagccgctagaggaggatgttacgcctcccctatacttcggatgcgaccgcgtctcctgccaaatgttgaggtacttgaacgccttgtagttcatggattggtaggtcgacatggcggaactgatgatgtcgacctcgcttcggccgctccccgctgaccgctcttcctggaggtaatatcCCTGGAACTTTTTGATTTCTTCATTGGCTTtgtagatggcgttgcgcaccgtactctcgttgcgctcgattgttccctccggccggttttcattgtaccagcgacaaatgcgccaccaaaagtgatcgccggattggttcgtgccaacctccggatcttcggagattgacaagaacgccttgaacaattgctccatctccgccggagtgtacggtgtgcggacaccgcgagtaggaggagtcggagttggGAGGGGAcggtcgacctcgctctaggttcgggtgtccacccgtatagcccttcgggggcatcttggtcgttgatcaggtaaggccggtagccacctggaacgcccgaactttgggtttgagaaggggccgaatattccatttctggactaggaaacggttgtgaaccgaaccaatcgggattccaaccgtgggagcccggagggtgatcgccttggccggacattgttatgttgtatgagtggaagaaagattgagaatggagatgagagaatgtagatgagaatggaaatgagagaatgtagataagaattgtgtagtgtggtgtgaattttttggtgtgaaagtgagggtatttatagatgaaaatgtgtatttttgggggaaaattttttttaaaaaaattaaaagtgggtagaaaatggTAGAAAacgaatatattttttttgggaagtgggaaaatattttttttttatttttgatcggtttttttaattaaaaaccgattaaaaaaattcaaatgcaaCGGCTATGCCCTTGCCCAATCACGTCCGGCCACGTCACCTTCTCgatggcacggcgctgctcgatgccacgtcacctgctcgctggcacggacgtgctcgatgcatcgagcagcgccgtgccagcagcGCAAGCGCAGCGACGAACGACGTCTTcggtgccgctggcacggacggacggacgccgtccgtccatcGTTGCTGATACTCTTAACTTTCGTCCGTCCGTCCATCGTTGCTGATACTCTTTAACTTTTATTTCAACCTCAAATTGATGACTGATTTCGTTTTCTCACTACAAGAAAAAGATAAGATTGACCCCTACAGTAAAACCGTTGAAATTTGATGTCATTTAGTGTGAGCTTTTGGTCCATATTTAATAATTCCGCAATGATTTAATGATTAATCATgttttaaagtccaaaattagtCTCATACTTGTGCACAAAAACCTATTTGGTTCTTCATATTTTTAGTGCGTTAGATTTTAGTCATAGACAATTGTTTGGATCCATATTTAAACTCGTCAATTAGATCAAAATACGGTTGATCATTAATTTTTAATGGAACTATAAAACACGGATCAAAACATATTTTTAGGACCAAAAGCTAACACAATTAATGTATACCAAATTTTTTTTGGACTAATATATGGAACCAATTTTAGACTTTAGTCTAAATATATATCACAGTTGTTATTAAAAGAAGTGCTTAGCTTTagaaaaattttatttaaataattattcatatttaaatttcaaagtttaatttaattaaatatgattttaatcaataaaattcaaatataaattaGAAACAAAAACAAGGACCCGCACCGTCTATGTTTTTGGCCAATtcaacattaaaaataaaatttaagtcGCATTCCTTAAAACTTGTAAGTTAGTTTTTTTGTACTTATTTGTTTGGGTTGCTCGGATTCAGAAGTATCATATTGGTTTGGCATGGGTAGTTACCGATCAATTTTTTGATCAAATAATTTGATCAAGTGGAATTAATGCAGTTACAGTTAGATCATTGGCCAGTTCATCAGGAAACATCCGGCCACATATATAAATTTACTTAAAATGATTAATTAGTATTAACGGAAATACCAGCATGTGTTTGAGCTGAGGTTAAGTGGGATTTCTCCATTAGTAGCCAGCCCTTCACATGAAGAGCCAGACTAGTTACAATCACCCTACACTTTATGTTGAGGTGAGTTTTATTACACTAGAAAGTACTATATCAGATCTATTCATTGACATAATATTCATTCCACTGACCCGAATTTAATAAGTAGTAGTTgtagtatatttttgttttgagtATCAAGCAAATGAGTGATGGTAGCTTACTATTTATTTTGAGTATCTTATTAAACATATGTGTTTTTTCATCTATTTAACTTGCTAGGTTCCCTATTAGATGTTCCATTCTGACTTGAtgttatagataaaaattaaatagataGAAACATTTGGTTGAATGTcgtacttttatatatatactccactTACTTTGGCGTCTATAAATATAGCatagtaattaaatcaattaaataataacaatTTCATTCTTTTTGTATTATTTACGATTACTTAAATTcttatgtcattcatatttttatttcattctatTCTTGTACCATTTCTACCATACCAAGCATGTCTtattttgtctcttataaatagAGACAGGGaagacacaaattttaatgcaaaatcgCTAAGTAgaaattataaagaaaaaaaatattgaaataatattagtCGATATTTGGACCTACATTATTAGTAATGTAATGTATggtgaattttattttctaaaaactAGAAGTGGATTTTGTTTTGATAGATGGACCAAAACAACATTTTTAATTGCAGGATTTATAATATCAATTAGTATCTTTAAATACTAATTAAGCTGATTATGTGTTAATTAAATGTATTATCTGTATGATGTTTTTTTGCACTTGCGGAGCTCTTCTACTAACTCTATCaattatttccttgtgcacactgCACagcatgtaaaattaaatactaataagATAATCAATTTGATCAACCTCTAATAATTAAACCAGCTCCCAATCAATGAGGCAGCTAGGCACAAAGAAAAAGGcaaaaattccaaattaataCCAACAATCTACATGTGTGATTGTGTTTATTTTTGGCCCCACTATCGCACCCTAACTTGCACTATAAATCCCCCTTCATTCTTGGCTCTTACTACAAAATCCCAATTACAAAAATATTTACATGGCCAAATAGACCTACTCGAAATATATGcttatcaagaaataaaatcatcATTCTTCAAAACCCttcttattataaaaaaaacactcTCAAGAATGGGCAACGCCGATGATGGCAAGTACGGCTCCTCGGCCAGCCACCGCGTGGCCCTCCCTCCGCCACAGCCGTTCGTGACGTCGCTGAGGAACACTTTAAAGGAGACGCTCTTCCCAGACGACCCCCTCCGGCAGTTCAAGAACCAGCCAGCGCGGAGGAAGGTCGTCCTCAGCCTGCAGTACTTCCTCCCGATCCTCGAGTGGGGCCCGCGCTACACTTTGGACTCATTCAAGTCCGACCTCATAGCCGGGATCACCATTGCTAGCCTAGCCATACCGCAGGGGATAAGTTACGCCAAGCTCGCCAACTTACCCCCTATCCTTGGCCTATGtaagttaattaattaacaccattttatttatagtagtaatagtatataatataatgacctacatttttaaatttatttaaaaaaaaaaaaaagattcgaGCTTCGTCCCACCTTTGGTTTATGCTGTGATGGGGAGCTCGAGGGATTTGGCAGTCGGAACCGTGGCTGTCGGATCGTTGCTGATGGGATCGATGTTAGGGACGGTGGTGAATGCTAGTGAAGAGCCTAAGCTCTATCTTCATCTTGCTTTCACTGCCACATTTGTTGCTGGCCTATTTGAAGCTGCCATAGGCATTTTCaggtaaattaatattatttctgcTGCAGTTACTTTGAGTAAATTAGGGAATCTATTCTTGATTTAGTTTCTAAAAGGATtatctatatttataaataaggTTATTGTTTCATTTTCTGTTTAATAAATTGTATGGTAATAGTATCACATGAATAAGACAATGGTTTTTTGTAAAATTATGCTAAAGATGGAacaattatttttcaatttgcCTAATTGCACATGTCTCATGCTAATTTTAAAAAGGAAGAATTTATACTCCTACATGCATTTAGcttatgtaaaataaaataagagattgAAAGAGAGGAAGATATGCAGGTTGGGGTTTATAGTGGATTTCCTATCCCATGCAACGATAGTAGGATTCATGAGCGGAGCCGCGACGGTGGTGTGCCTTCAACAGCTCAAAGGCCTACTCGGGCTTCACCATTTCACCCACGCCACCGATGTTTTATCTGTCATGCGTTCTGTTTTCACTCAAACTCATAAGGTAACTAACCAAACTTATTCTTTTTCCTAATTAATGACTATTTTAAGATTACTGATatttatatagtactaataattactactactatattgtGTTGTGTGAATCGTTGTGAAAAAACCACCAGCTAAGCAGCCTAAGCTCATTACTTTTTTCATTCAAATTGAAATTTAGAATTAATTATTAGTTGGCGGGCAACTTTAGGTTCGGATCATGTATATTCAAAATTTTGGGGTATTGTTGTCAGCCATCAAATTATTAGCTGCCTTCATTTAAATCAATACAGTAAAAAACATGGCCCTCAAGTGTACGTTTTCCTGCTTCAATTATGTGGTAATTACCCTACAATGAATTCCACATTTTGTACAATACCTAGATGACAAACAAGTGAGTATTCATTTACTCTTTTTAATCCCTCATATCATTTTCAAGAATCTCTTTCGATCTCGAGTAGGTCAGTTCTATTTACATGTCATATAACTTTTTCCGTGAAAAATGAAAGATTTGAACTACTTTTTCTAACCCAAATATAATGTTACGTGCCATGTACAATTTTTATAATCAAAAGATATTTTGACATTAGCACTGTTTTTGTGATCAAATATCCGGCGAGTAATATAGTCTGGCACGGATGTTTCGTGATAATTACTTAAGTTTGGGTATACCAAACATTAATTACTAGTTGTTAATCGACGCTGATGAATCAAAATTTTTTGTCATTTaacatttatttactttttgcTATTTATGATTTAACAGTGGAGATGGGAAAGTGCTGTGCTGGgatttgttttccttttctACCTCATGCTTGCTAGATACTTTGTAAGTCAAATTAttcactattattattattatcgaTTACAGTTTAGCTAGCTAATTATCTTATGTGTTCAATTGTAGTATAAGAGATCACAATTCTCTAGTGTTGGTGATAACTTTTTTTACTATATATCAAAGAAAGAATTAATACTGGGTATTTATTGGTGTGTAGAGCAAAAAGAAGGCAAAATTATTTTGGATATCAGCAATGGCTCCTTTAACATCGGTGATAATTGCAACTATTTTTGTGTACTTTACCCATGTAGAGAAACATGGTGTCCAAGTGGTGAGCCTTTCctgcttttttattttatttaatttgcaccatttgattaattaatatctcCGTCTATATATATTTAGTGTGCACAAAATAGCATTATTAAGGTTGCATGTTGTTTTCCAACAATGtccaaaaataattttgttttgtttttgttggaaAGTAATTTCCGTTAGCATGCGAATCCCGAATAATTGATGACTATAATTATTGATTGAATTAGCTTTACAGTACTATCTGATGTGGATTAtacatataattttatttaaaaaatacaataaaaaaccaatactattatttataattatattttgctTGATTTTTTTTAGATCGGAGAGCTAAAAAAGGGGATTAATCCATCATCAGTAATGGATTTGAACTTCGATTCGAAATACCTACCGCTAGCAATCAAAACAGGCATAGTCACAGGCATCATAGCTCTCGCTGTAAGAATTTTTGTCATTATCTTGGAAGCAATATTGTTTTTTTGATactatttcattatttattttgtgggGACTAATAAATCATTATTGATTATCAAATGTTTACATGATTATATTGAGCACAAATTATGCACGGCTCATGCACATGTATTGTTTTGGCTgatttctctacttttatttTCGAATCTTCCATATAAGGTGAGATTTAGTTgatacttttattattattattattattattattattattattattattattattattattattattattattattattataataatatcatGTGGCAGTTTGCGAAAAGTAGTGCATACATTCATATTGTCGATTAACATATGCACTTTTTGTTGAATACTCCTATATATGTACAAATTTactctaaattaaattaatcaacTCGGGGGAAAAACTAGTAATTCAATcttgtgaaaatgttgtgttgaGCCATAGTAAAAATTGTAAATGGACAGGAAGGAATAGCAGTAGGGAGAAGCTTTGCCATGTTCAAGAACTACCATATCGATGGCAACAAAGAGATGATTGCTTTCGGGATGATGAACATCGCCGGCTCCTGCACTTCTTGCTACCTCACCTCTGGCCCATTTTCAAGATCCGCGGTCAACTTCAACGCCGGCTGCAAAACTGCAGTGTCGAATATAGTGATGGCCTTGGCTGTAATGATCACATTATTATTCCTAACTCCATTGTTCCATTACACGCCTATCGTCGTCCTATCCTCCATCATCATTGCTGCCATGCTCGGCCTCATTGACTACCAGGCAGCAATCCATCTATGGCACGTCGACAAATTTGACTTCTTCGTCTGCATCACTGCCTATGTTGGCGTCGTCTTCGCAAGCATTGAAGTCGGCCTTGTCCTAGCGGTATATTATTATGTCTAACTTCGTTCCTCCTATATGCATATGAATCTGCCACAAATttaacgcatcactcttatatATGCAGATTGGACTATCTATTATGAGAATACTATTGTTTGTTGCAAGGCCCAAAACATTACTTTTGGGTAATATTCCAGATTCAAAGGTTTTTAGGAATATTGATCACTATCAAAATGCTACAAGTGTTCCTGGGATTATCATTCTTGAGATTGATTCTCCAATCTACTTTGCTAATTCCAACTATTTGAGGGAAAGgtaacttttattttatttttattttattaatttttgttgttaaatttatgtttttattaattaatttttccaGAATTTTAAGATGGATTGATGAGGAGGAAGACAGATTGAAATCAGTTAAAGAAACAAGCTTGCAGTATGTTGTACTTAACATGAGTGGTGAGCATTTTACTAGCTAAGATATGATTACTTATTGAACAGTCTAACAATTCTGCATACTTATTCATTGTTTCATATATAGTCTCCTTATCAGTGTTTTAGTTATGTTATGATATGCTTGAAATGGCTATCTTATCTGCAGCCGTTGGGAACATTGATACGAGTGGGATCAGCATGCTCGAGGAGGTCAAGAAGATCGTTGATCGGAGAGGGCTAAAGGTCAGGGTCTTTTCTCTTCCCTTTTCCTCCTATAGTTCCATGATGAAATTGAAAAGAGTTACTAACTAATAATGAATTTTGTGTGGATATGATACGAGTAGTTGATGATGGTGAATCCTGGAGCAGAGGTGATGAAGAAGCTGAACAAGTCGAAATTCTTAGAAATAATAGGACAAGAATGGATATTTCTGACGGTGGGAGAGGCTGTTGGAGCATGCAATTACATGCTTCATAGTTGTACCCAACAAATGAAGTCTCATGAATCGGACAAGCAGTATAACAATGTCTGAAATAGCTCTTGTGTTACAAGATTATTATTGGAGCTTTGATTTACCCAATAATTAAGTACAAATAAATCGGTTGCTCCACTGTttcgatttgattttatttacaaaattttgtTGGGCTAATAAAACAGTCTCCCAGCAGCAAAGTAGAGGTTCATTTAAAGTATGGAAAGTAATATGAACATTACAGTATGAATTACTAGTAGGAAAGTAGTAATATGAACATTTacatgagataaaaaaaaatcaagataaGCTTCTCATTCTCTCTGCTTCTCTAATTTATAATCCAAATTCTAATActcatttttctcattctctttgcTTCTCTAATTTGCACCCCAATTCGTTCTCCCTCTTGGAGAACAATAAACTCTAAAAAATTACTACTTCACCCCAAATGTGTTCTTGGATTAATCTCTAATTGATCCATGTCGATTGCTTCTACTAGAATTGCAAATTCCAAAACAAAATGACTATTCTAGAATATGAGTAGTACTCTCGAACAAAACAATTTTCTACTACAGATGAAACAGGGCGtggtatttaattatttatagcattgtgattaaaaaaaatatagagcAAGAGTGAGTCGTtttcatttctaaaaataggatcattaaCATGAATTAGTATTTAACATTTTGACATatgatcatttttttttatttttatacaagTATTATTCGGCCCCCTACATAGTGGTTAGATTTTCCTAGCACATGATTCGAATATTATTGAGTtgacatgaaaaaaaaatgaaatgactttTCAAAATA from Salvia splendens isolate huo1 chromosome 4, SspV2, whole genome shotgun sequence encodes the following:
- the LOC121798608 gene encoding sulfate transporter 3.1-like, with product MGNADDGKYGSSASHRVALPPPQPFVTSLRNTLKETLFPDDPLRQFKNQPARRKVVLSLQYFLPILEWGPRYTLDSFKSDLIAGITIASLAIPQGISYAKLANLPPILGLYSSFVPPLVYAVMGSSRDLAVGTVAVGSLLMGSMLGTVVNASEEPKLYLHLAFTATFVAGLFEAAIGIFRLGFIVDFLSHATIVGFMSGAATVVCLQQLKGLLGLHHFTHATDVLSVMRSVFTQTHKWRWESAVLGFVFLFYLMLARYFSKKKAKLFWISAMAPLTSVIIATIFVYFTHVEKHGVQVIGELKKGINPSSVMDLNFDSKYLPLAIKTGIVTGIIALAEGIAVGRSFAMFKNYHIDGNKEMIAFGMMNIAGSCTSCYLTSGPFSRSAVNFNAGCKTAVSNIVMALAVMITLLFLTPLFHYTPIVVLSSIIIAAMLGLIDYQAAIHLWHVDKFDFFVCITAYVGVVFASIEVGLVLAIGLSIMRILLFVARPKTLLLGNIPDSKVFRNIDHYQNATSVPGIIILEIDSPIYFANSNYLRERILRWIDEEEDRLKSVKETSLQYVVLNMSAVGNIDTSGISMLEEVKKIVDRRGLKLMMVNPGAEVMKKLNKSKFLEIIGQEWIFLTVGEAVGACNYMLHSCTQQMKSHESDKQYNNV